In a genomic window of Gammaproteobacteria bacterium:
- a CDS encoding 4-phosphoerythronate dehydrogenase, whose protein sequence is MQILADENMPYVEQLFGELGNVRTKAGRDITSEDLIGVDVLLVRSITQVNKTLLSKADQLKFVGSATIGTDHLDIKYLEQRAIEWRNAPGCNATAVAEYVISALMTLSTRHEMILRDKVVAIVGAGNIGQRLAKKLSALNIAHFFCDPPLARAGAKGDYRDMAAVAQADIISLHVPMTKTGVDKTANLINRQFLSQLKPGTILINSCRGDVVNNQDLLEAINQGQSLHVVMDVWQNEPLICQELMNNVDIATPHIAGYSLEGKARGTFMLYQQWCQLAGQIQHKSLLQLLPHPTFNATNIDLNAQSDGLTKLVRMIYDIRDDDELCRTKADTGSGFDTLRKQYAVRREFSALTVVCNDEQQTNTLNQLGFTGE, encoded by the coding sequence TTGCAGATCCTTGCAGACGAAAATATGCCTTACGTTGAACAACTGTTCGGCGAACTCGGCAATGTCCGGACTAAAGCGGGACGCGATATCACCAGCGAGGATTTAATTGGGGTTGACGTGCTACTCGTTCGTTCAATAACCCAAGTTAATAAAACATTACTAAGTAAAGCGGATCAATTGAAATTTGTTGGCTCAGCAACCATCGGTACCGATCATCTTGATATCAAGTATCTTGAACAACGTGCCATTGAGTGGCGTAACGCCCCAGGTTGCAATGCAACGGCGGTGGCCGAATATGTGATAAGCGCCTTAATGACGTTGTCGACACGCCATGAAATGATATTGCGCGATAAAGTGGTGGCGATTGTTGGTGCCGGTAATATTGGTCAACGATTAGCCAAGAAATTATCGGCACTGAATATCGCACACTTTTTTTGCGATCCGCCGTTAGCACGTGCAGGTGCGAAGGGTGATTATCGAGACATGGCGGCTGTCGCTCAGGCGGATATTATCAGCTTGCATGTACCGATGACTAAAACTGGCGTGGACAAAACAGCCAATTTAATTAATCGACAATTTTTGAGCCAACTTAAACCTGGCACAATATTAATCAATAGTTGCCGTGGCGATGTGGTCAACAATCAAGATTTACTTGAGGCAATCAATCAAGGGCAATCGTTACATGTTGTGATGGACGTGTGGCAAAATGAACCGCTGATTTGCCAAGAATTAATGAACAATGTTGACATTGCAACACCGCACATTGCTGGTTATAGCCTCGAAGGTAAAGCTCGCGGAACCTTCATGCTATATCAGCAATGGTGTCAATTAGCAGGACAAATTCAACATAAAAGTTTACTGCAGTTACTGCCTCACCCGACTTTTAATGCAACTAACATCGATCTCAATGCCCAAAGCGATGGTTTAACGAAATTAGTTCGGATGATTTATGATATTCGTGATGATGATGAATTATGCCGGACTAAAGCCGATACCGGCTCAGGCTTTGATACCTTACGCAAACAATATGCTGTGCGTCGCGAATTTAGCGCGCTAACAGTGGTATGCAATGATGAACAACAAACAAATACACTTAACCAACTTGGATTTACTGGAGAATAA
- the fabB gene encoding beta-ketoacyl-ACP synthase I yields MKRAVITGLGIVSSIGNNTEEVATSLKNGTSGISYSEQFEQYGLRSKVWGDINLDPAAHVDRKALRFMGKASAYAFVAMEQAIADAKLTPEQVSNPRVGIVAGSGGASSASQVEAADKLREKGVKRVGPYLVPKIMSSTTSATLATPFKIKGINYSISSACATSSHCIGHALEQIQLGKQDIVFAGGGEEVDWTLAMGFDAMGALSTKYNDTPEKASRTYDANRDGFVISGGGGMVVVEELEHALARGAHIYAEIVGYGANSDGFDMVAPSGEGAVRCMEQALATTEGKIDYVNTHGTSTPVGDVKELGAIRELFKDDVPTFGSTKSLTGHALGAAGVHEAIYSIIMMENSFIAPSINIDELDPEAVGLPVVTELQQRELTTVMSNSFGFGGTNATLIFQKFVK; encoded by the coding sequence ATGAAACGCGCAGTAATTACTGGCCTAGGCATTGTATCTAGTATTGGCAACAATACTGAAGAAGTAGCAACGTCATTAAAAAATGGCACCAGTGGCATTAGCTACTCAGAACAATTTGAACAATATGGTTTGCGCAGTAAAGTCTGGGGCGATATTAATTTAGATCCTGCGGCTCATGTTGACCGTAAAGCATTACGTTTCATGGGCAAAGCATCTGCGTATGCATTTGTTGCCATGGAGCAGGCGATCGCTGATGCGAAACTAACGCCAGAGCAGGTTTCAAATCCACGTGTTGGCATCGTTGCTGGTAGCGGCGGTGCGTCATCAGCAAGTCAAGTTGAAGCGGCTGATAAACTTCGTGAGAAAGGCGTTAAACGCGTTGGTCCATATCTAGTACCAAAAATCATGTCGAGCACGACGTCGGCGACGCTAGCGACGCCCTTTAAAATTAAGGGCATTAACTACTCGATTAGTTCTGCTTGTGCGACTTCGTCACACTGTATTGGCCACGCACTGGAGCAAATCCAACTTGGCAAGCAAGACATTGTTTTTGCTGGTGGTGGTGAAGAAGTTGATTGGACCTTAGCGATGGGGTTTGACGCAATGGGTGCATTATCAACTAAATACAACGATACGCCAGAAAAAGCGTCACGTACTTATGATGCAAATCGCGATGGTTTTGTCATTTCGGGTGGCGGCGGCATGGTTGTTGTTGAAGAACTTGAGCATGCGCTTGCGCGTGGCGCTCATATTTATGCCGAAATCGTCGGCTACGGTGCTAACTCAGATGGCTTCGACATGGTTGCTCCATCGGGTGAAGGTGCTGTTCGTTGTATGGAACAAGCATTGGCGACGACTGAAGGTAAAATCGATTATGTCAATACTCACGGTACCAGTACGCCAGTGGGTGATGTAAAAGAGCTTGGCGCTATTAGAGAATTATTTAAAGATGATGTGCCAACCTTTGGTTCTACTAAATCGTTAACGGGTCATGCGCTGGGTGCGGCAGGTGTTCATGAAGCAATTTATTCTATTATTATGATGGAAAATAGCTTTATAGCGCCTTCAATTAATATTGACGAACTTGACCCTGAAGCCGTTGGTTTACCGGTAGTTACCGAGCTGCAACAACGCGAGTTAACGACGGTAATGTCTAATAGCTTTGGTTTTGGTGGCACTAATGCCACGCTTATTTTTCAGAAGTTTGTAAAATAA
- a CDS encoding aspartate-semialdehyde dehydrogenase: MSEQFNIAVIGAHSLIGKVLIELLEERAFPVDQLYALSSDAKEAQAGLYKSKPLLTKDIADFDWSQVHLAFFCEEIDSTVKFAPIAAEAGVAVIDSTSAFVDRPEIPMVIPHLNGEAIADFRNTNIISSPSSASVQLWTVLKPIADNVGIARINLVNHHSVSSAGEAGVQELARQCARLLNGLEIEENPFPAQLAFNILPAVGPLLENGLSSDEQLIANEAVKFLGDGASYINATSVMTPVFYGLAQTINIETLTPVEPEQVIQWLEQFEQIEFDPSHQPTQIGDAKDSEYVHVGRIRVDQSHPQGLNLWTVADNTRAGSALNCVKIAEMLLRDYY; this comes from the coding sequence ATGTCAGAGCAATTTAATATTGCTGTTATAGGGGCGCATAGCCTGATTGGGAAAGTACTGATCGAACTATTAGAAGAACGCGCATTCCCAGTAGATCAATTATATGCCTTATCAAGCGATGCGAAAGAAGCACAAGCGGGTTTATATAAAAGTAAACCATTGTTGACCAAAGACATCGCTGATTTCGATTGGTCACAAGTCCACTTGGCATTCTTTTGTGAAGAGATAGACTCAACGGTAAAATTTGCACCAATCGCCGCTGAAGCCGGAGTTGCTGTAATTGACAGCACCAGTGCATTTGTTGATCGGCCTGAAATTCCAATGGTGATCCCACATTTAAACGGCGAAGCGATTGCTGACTTTAGAAATACTAACATAATCTCTAGCCCATCAAGTGCCAGTGTACAATTGTGGACGGTATTAAAACCTATTGCTGATAATGTTGGTATTGCACGAATTAATTTAGTGAATCACCACTCAGTTTCAAGTGCCGGCGAAGCAGGGGTTCAAGAACTTGCTCGTCAATGTGCTCGATTACTTAATGGCTTAGAAATTGAAGAGAATCCTTTTCCGGCACAATTGGCCTTTAACATCTTGCCAGCTGTTGGACCGTTACTTGAGAATGGTTTAAGTAGTGACGAGCAATTAATTGCCAATGAAGCCGTAAAATTCCTTGGTGATGGCGCTAGTTATATTAATGCAACTAGTGTGATGACACCTGTATTTTATGGTTTGGCACAAACGATTAATATTGAAACCCTAACGCCGGTTGAACCAGAGCAAGTCATTCAATGGCTTGAGCAGTTTGAGCAAATTGAATTTGATCCAAGTCACCAGCCAACACAAATTGGTGATGCCAAAGATAGCGAATATGTTCACGTCGGTAGAATCCGGGTTGATCAATCTCATCCACAAGGTTTGAACCTGTGGACTGTCGCTGATAATACGCGTGCGGGTTCAGCACTAAACTGTGTCAAAATCGCAGAAATGTTATTAAGAGATTACTATTAA